One Triticum dicoccoides isolate Atlit2015 ecotype Zavitan chromosome 5B, WEW_v2.0, whole genome shotgun sequence genomic window carries:
- the LOC119309557 gene encoding protein AUXIN RESPONSE 4-like, translated as MTDDPAAAGTGRGAPPPPPARPPRPLSVVPALPFWFYLTAAVSLLALVLPHLLSPHASPPLPPLLRRHLSDGRLLKLHPGPDLFAFTSRPAAHSARHHPVLVLPGLAAGSFSFRRILSSLSSHGLVAAAVDLPGQGLSPPPAAPPPRTNPLREIMDRGIFHAFEHLVETGEVPFQETAPEPSRSFYAASEAAAAVARSVDALGLAPVHLVLHDSALAAGAAFVSANPAAVQSVTLIDATATLPAFPAAVLGVPALGRLVLRVPALFKGLMRLSCSRGVDAEEADALRAAMRGQGKRDAVFEAWKAMNQSFDLAEWRSSSEEVKRLPMMVLWSGSWSDMWIDEGKKVTKALPDAKFIYHYGGRWPQVDAYEEISKLIADFVTMLPTTATEHLSQNMDQSSDEPADAHSDHPAL; from the exons ATGACAGACGATCCCGCCGCCGCGGGGACCGGCcgaggagcgccgccgccgccgccggcccggccgCCGAGGCCGCTCTCCGTCGTGCCCGCCCTCCCCTTCTGGTTCTACCTCACCGCCGCGGTCTCCCTCCTCGCGCTCGTCCTCCCCCACCTCCTCTCTCCccacgcctcccctcccctcccgcctCTCCTCCGCCGCCACCTCTCCGACGGCCGCCTCCTCAAGCTCCAC CCAGGCCCCGACCTCTTCGCCTTCACCTCCCGCCCCGCCGCCCACTCCGCGCGCCACCACCCCGTGCTCGTCCTCCCGGGCCTCGCCGCCGGATCCTTCTCCTTCCGCCGCATCCTCTCCTCCCTCTCGTCCCATGGCCTCGTTGCCGCGGCCGTCGACCTCCCTGGGCAAGGCCtctcgccgcctcccgccgcccctcCTCCACGCACGAACCCGCTCCGGGAGATCATGGACCGCGGCATCTTCCACGCGTTCGAGCACCTCGTCGAGACCGGCGAGGTCCCGTTCCAGGAAACGGCCCCCGAGCCGTCCCGCTCCTTTTACGCGGCCAGCGAGGCGGCCGCGGCCGTGGCCCGTTCCGTGGACGCGCTCGGCCTCGCGCCTGTCCACCTCGTGCTCCACGACTccgccctcgccgccggcgccgccttcgTGTCGGCCAACCCGGCGGCCGTGCAGAGTGTCACTCTGATCGACGCCACTGCCACTTTGCCGGCTTTCCCGGCGGCCGTTCTCGGCGTGCCGGCGCTGGGGAGGCTGGTGCTGCGGGTGCCGGCATTGTTCAAGGGGCTGATGCGTCTGTCCTGCTCCCGGGGGGTGGATGCAGAGGAGGCCGACGCGCTCAGGGCGGCGATGCGGGGGCAAGGGAAGAGGGATGCGGTGTTTGAGGCCTGGAAGGCCATGAATCAGAGCTTTGACCTTGCAGAGTGGAGGAGTTCTTCAGAGGAGGTGAAGAGGCTGCCGATGATGGTTCTGTGGTCGGGTTCTTGGTCGGATATGTGGATCGATGAGGGGAAGAAGGTGACCAAGGCGTTGCCGgacgccaagttcatctaccattATGGCGGCCGATGGCCTCAG GTGGATGCATATGAGGAAATCTCAAAGTTGATAGCAGATTTTGTGACCATGTTACCAACAACTGCGACAGAGCACCTGTCGCAAAATATGGACCAATCATCTGACGAACCAGCAGATGCTCACAGCGATCATCCAGCTTTATAA